TCCGATCAGACGTCCGCCCGCTGCGACCGCGCCATCAAGGACGCCGTCTTCCAAGCGAGAGAAGGGCTTCTCCAGCGCAGGCCCCTGCGAAAGACCGGTATGAATCTCGTAACCTGTCACCGCGTCAGCATCGGCAATTGTAGTCCCGCTGATGGGGCGGACCACTTTCTTGCGGGTCATCACCGTCGTCATGTCGAACAGGCCCAGACCATCCGCAGTCCCTGCCAATCCATCCGCGGCGTCGGCATCCTCGATCCGATTGCCCAGCATCTGGAAGCCACCGCACAGGCCGACGATGTGCGCGCCTGTGCGCCAGGCGGCGATGATGTCGTAGTCCCACCCCTCGTTCCGCAGCATTGCCAAGTCGGCCAAGGTCGATTTGGTGCCTGCGAGGATGACTGCACCGGCCTCGCGCGGAATGGGCTGGCCGGTAGGAATGAAGCGGACCTCTACATCCGGCTCGGCACGAAGCGGATCGAGATCGTCGAAATTGCTGATCCGCGAAAGCATTGGCACGGCAATCAAAATGGCCCCGTCTTTCGGTTTCGCCTGTCCCAGCACCACAGCGTCTTCAGCGGGCAGCCGCGCAGCACAGGCCAGCCACGGCACGATGCCGAAATTACGCCAGCCGGTGCGGTCTTCGATGAAACGCACGCCATCTTCGAACAGGGCCTGGTCGCCTCGGAAGCGGTTGATGGCGAAGCCTGCGATCATCTCGGCATCCTCGGTGTCGATTACGGCTCGGGTGCCGACGAGCGATGCGATAATCCCGCCGCGATCGATGTCACCAACGAGCACTACGGGAACATCGGTCGCGCGCGCAAAGCCCATATTGGCGATGTCGCCCTTGCGCAGGTTTACCTCCGCCGGGCTGCCCGCGCCCTCGACGATAACGAGTTCGTGCGCCGATCTCAGCCGATCGAATGCCTCGATCACGATGGGAAGCAGACTTCCCCGATTTGCCATATACGCTGCTGCTTCTTCACTGCGCAGCGCCTTGCCGTTCAGGACGACCTGCGCGCGCCGGTCGCCTTCGGGCTTGAGGAGCAAGGGGTTCATGTCGGTCGACGGCTGCAGCCCCGCAGCGCGAGCCTGGAGCGCCTGCGCTCGACCGATTTCGCCTCCACCCGGACAGGCGGCAGCATTGTTCGACATATTCTGCGGCTTGAAGGGTGCCGCGTCGATCCCGCGTCGCTGAGCGATCCGGCAAAGCCCCGCAACCAGCAGCGATTTGCCAACGTCCGAGCCGGTGCCCTGCAGCATGATCGCGCGACCGGTCATCCTGCGTTACACGGGACCCAAGATGTCGAGCCGGATCCGTGCGCCATTCCGGATAATCTCTGCCTCGATCCCGAACACTCGCCTCAGACGCTCATTGGTATAGGTCTCTTCTGGCGTCCCATCCGCTACAATCCGCCCCTCATCCAACCACAGCACGCGGGTGGCGTAACGCAGCGCGAGATCGAGATCATGGACGACCGTAAGCACTCCGTGACCGCCCTGCGCCATTGAGGCAAACAACCGCATGGTCTGGTGCTGGTAACGCGGATCGAGCGCGGCGACCGGCTCGTCGGCAATGACCAGCGGAGTCTCGGCAGCGAGCGCACGCGCGAGATGCACACGGGCCAATTCACCGCCCGATAGGGTATCGGCTGCCCGCTCTTCGAAACCGTCCAGCTGGCAGGCCCCGATCGCGTGAGAAACCGCCGCCTCATCGCCCGCTGACAGCCGCCCCAAAGCTGCGCCATAGGCGAACCGCCCGAGCGAAACGACGTCGCGAACCGGTTGCGGCCAGACCAGCGGTCGGGCCTGCGGCAGGTAGGCGATCTTGCGCGCCCGCTCGACCGGCGAAAGCCCAGCGACCGGCTCGCCATCGATCGACGCCGAACCGGCTTCTGCTTGGAGAAGGCCGAGCGCGAGGCGCAGCAGAGTCGTCTTGCCTGACCCGTTGGGGCCGATCAGCGCGGTGAGTTCCCCTGGTTCCAGCGAAAAGCCAGCATCGACGACCAGCGGCTTGCCGTCCACCGCGTAGCTCAGACCGCTCGCTTGCAGAATGCTCATGCCAGCCTCCGTCGCGCAGCGATCCAGATGAATACCGGTGCACCGAGCAGTGACGCGACCACGCCCAGCTTGAGCTCGCTATCGGTCGGCAGAACCCGCACGCCGATGTCCGCCAGCATAAGGATCAGAGCGCCGAGCATAGCCGATGGCACCAGCAGCCGTGCCGGATCGTAGCGCAGGAAAGGCCGCACCAGATGCGGCGCGACGATCCCGACAAAGCCGATCGCACCAGCAAGCGCCACAGCGGCACCTGTCGCCAGGCCGGCGCCGATGATGACCGCCAGCCGTTGCCGCCTGAGGTCCAGTCCCATTCCTTCGGCCGCCTCGTCTCCCAAGGCGAGCGCGGACAGGCCTCGGCGCGATGCAAGAAGCACCACCACCCCGATCGCCATGAAGGGCAGCGCGAAGATCA
This sequence is a window from Alteriqipengyuania flavescens. Protein-coding genes within it:
- a CDS encoding cobyric acid synthase, whose amino-acid sequence is MLQGTGSDVGKSLLVAGLCRIAQRRGIDAAPFKPQNMSNNAAACPGGGEIGRAQALQARAAGLQPSTDMNPLLLKPEGDRRAQVVLNGKALRSEEAAAYMANRGSLLPIVIEAFDRLRSAHELVIVEGAGSPAEVNLRKGDIANMGFARATDVPVVLVGDIDRGGIIASLVGTRAVIDTEDAEMIAGFAINRFRGDQALFEDGVRFIEDRTGWRNFGIVPWLACAARLPAEDAVVLGQAKPKDGAILIAVPMLSRISNFDDLDPLRAEPDVEVRFIPTGQPIPREAGAVILAGTKSTLADLAMLRNEGWDYDIIAAWRTGAHIVGLCGGFQMLGNRIEDADAADGLAGTADGLGLFDMTTVMTRKKVVRPISGTTIADADAVTGYEIHTGLSQGPALEKPFSRLEDGVLDGAVAAGGRLIGTYLHGVFASDAFRSRWLEKLRSGRSSTLNYEDGVDTALDELAEGLEEALDVDALLALAR
- a CDS encoding ABC transporter ATP-binding protein, which translates into the protein MSILQASGLSYAVDGKPLVVDAGFSLEPGELTALIGPNGSGKTTLLRLALGLLQAEAGSASIDGEPVAGLSPVERARKIAYLPQARPLVWPQPVRDVVSLGRFAYGAALGRLSAGDEAAVSHAIGACQLDGFEERAADTLSGGELARVHLARALAAETPLVIADEPVAALDPRYQHQTMRLFASMAQGGHGVLTVVHDLDLALRYATRVLWLDEGRIVADGTPEETYTNERLRRVFGIEAEIIRNGARIRLDILGPV